The following is a genomic window from Candidatus Cloacimonadota bacterium.
TCTCAATCAATTTTCAATTTTCACGCTCCACCTTATGGAACCATGCTCGATCTTGCTCCGGAACTCGATGCAAATAAAAAACCGGTAACTGTTGCCGGACAGGTAAATTTTGTGCACGTAGGAAGCAAAGCTGTTACAGAAGCTATTGAAAAATATCAGCCATTAATTGGGCTTCACGGTCATATTCACGAATCTTACGGTCATGATAAAATCGGAAATACTCCAGTTGTGAATCCGGGCTCTGAATATGGCGAAGGAATTTTGCGTGGTTACATTATCGAGATAAAAGATAAGAAAATAATAAATCATTGGAAAGTAGAAGGTTAATGGTGATTGCCAAAGATATTCCCTGTATTCCTGACGGAATTGAAATCAATGAAAAATCTTTAAGAAAGCAAGAATCCGCTTTTCTGAAAGTCCTCAATGAAATTATGGAAAAAGCAAAAGAATTTGATGTCACAATACGAGTTGTCGGCTCACTTGCTTTCCGAATAAAATGCCCTGATTATAAATATATAGAGTATGAAAATCAACACTATCTCGCTGATATTGATTTTATTACTTATTCAAAAGAGATTATAAAAGTTCAGGATCTTTTCTTTGGACTCGGCTGGACAGAAAATCAAAATATTTTAAGACTGTTTGGTGATAAAAGAAGAATTTTCTATCATCCTGATGAAAACATTCATTCAGATATTTTCATTAATAAATTGAGATTTTGTCATGAAATTGATCTTAAGAAAAGATTAAAAATCGATTATCCAACAGTAAGTTTGATTGATCTACTTTTAGGGAAGCTTCAAATTGTCGAAATTAACAAGAAGGATTTAGTAGATACGGTGGTTCTTCTCAGCCAGTTTCCAATTTCCAAAACAGACAATAATACTGATGAGATAGACGGACATTATTTAGCAAAATTATGTTCCGGAGATTGGGGCTGGTGGAAGACAGCAACTTCCAACATCGAAAAGACAAGAAAATTTGCTAATGAACACCTTGCTAAAAATGACGCCGATAAAGTAAAAGAAAAACTAGATATTTTATCTCGTCTAATAGAAGAGAAACCTAAAACTTTGAAATGGAAAATGCGTTCTAAAATTGGTGATAAAATGAAATGGTATCGAGAAGTTGAAGAAGTTGAGAGATGATAACCAAAATTAATAATTAATAAAACTAGGAGAAAAAAATGTTTTCAAAAAATGAATTATGTAAAACATTTATTAATGATGTTAATGAACATCCGGAAAGAATAAATGTTTCGATTGAAAGAATCGAAGAAGTATTAAAAATGGTCATAGGAGAAGAAAAAGCAGAAAATATCTGTAATAATAAGTTATTCAATGTTAAGAATAAACGAGCACAAATAGAAGAGGAAAAAGCTAATTCGATTTGTGATTTAATATTAGAGAATATCAACTATGATCAACTGCAAAGAATAATATTAATGTTTCAGGATTCGGAAATTTCAACACAAGAAGCAATTGAACTTCATGAGAAATTTAAAATTCCTTTATCTCACCTTGAAAAAGATATTATTCCTGTTCGTGGAGAAGGTGCGTGGATTGTAAGTAATCAAGGAAAAACATATTTAGATGTGGATAGTAACTATAGTGCCACAAATCTTGGTATGAATAATGAAGAAATTGCCAAAGGATTATATAATCAGGCATCTCAATTAATTTCTATGAAAGAAGATAGAGTGCACATCCCCAGATCTCGATTTCTGAAAAGCATCACGGGAATGATGCCAGAAGGACTTACGAATTTTTATTGGCAAAATAGTGGTGGTGAAGCTGTAGATAAATCAATCAAGATTGCAAAAGCCTTCACTAATCATCGTGGTGTCATTGCATTAGAAAATGGCTTTCACGGTAGAACTCATGGTGCTTTAGCTGTAACTTACAATTTAAAGTATAGAAAACCTTTTGGATTGGAGAATGAAGATTGGGTTCATTTTGTTAAACCGGGAGAGATTGATGAAATAGAAGATTTGTTTAAAGAAAATAAAGCAAGATCAATTATTTTAGAACTGGTACAAGGAGAAGAAGCCGGTATTAAACCTCTCGACAAGAGATTTGTAAGCAGGATAAGAAAAATATGCGATAAATATAATGGAGTAATGATTTGTGATGAGGTGCAAAGCGGTTTTGGTCGTGTAGCAAAAAAAGAAGGAGAATGGTTCGCAAGTCACACTTATAATGTTATTCCTGATATTATGGTAATTGGAAAATCATTCGGTGGCGGATATCCTGTTACTGCTGTAGTTTCAAACGATAAAATATCCGATGCAATGAAAGGCGGATATGATGGTTCAACATTCGGAGGAAATCCAATGGCTATGGTTGCTGCTCTGATAGCAACGAGACAAATGCGGGAATTGAATATAACAAAAAATGTTGTAGAAAGGTCTAAGCAGATTTTTGATGGATTAGACAAAATTGACAAAAAATTTGATATTTTTTCAAATCCGCACGGTATGGGAATGATGATCGGTTTTGATTTACCTTCAGCAGATGATGTAAACAAATTCCAGGATTTACTTGTTAAATATAGAGTTAAATCATCATTATCAACGAATAACACTGTTAGATTTCTTCCTCCTTTGATTCTTTCTGAAATTGAAGGAAAATTTTTATTATCTGCAATTGAGAAAGCATTGGAAGACATGTGATTTATGAACAAAGGGGAGAAAATTAAACTCATAGATATTCGAAAGAAATTACATAAAAATCCGGAGCTTTCAGGAAAAGAAAAAAATACATCCGAATATATTATTGAGATATTGAAAAAACTCTCTCCGGACGAAATCATCACTGAAATTGGTGGGTTTGGAACTGCTGCAATTTTCGATTCAGGGCAACATGGAGCAACGATAATGTTCCGTGCGGAACTCGATGCTTTACCTATCATTGAATCAAATAATTTTTCTTATAAAAGCGGGAATACCGGAATTTCTCACAAATGCGGTCACGATGGACACATGACGATTCTTATTGGTTTGGCTGAGAGAATAAAACGAGAAAATTTCAAAGGAAAAATTATCCTTTTATTTCAACCTGCGGAAGAAACTGCCAAAGGTGCAAAACGAATTGTGGAAGATACGAAATTCAAATTCTTAAAACCAGACTACATTTTTGCCCTTCATAATCTCCCGGGTTTTACTAAAGGAACAATTATCCTGAGAAAGGGAATTTTTACATCAACATCAATAGGAATGATTATCAAATTGAAAGGTGAAACTTCCCACGCCGGGCATCCGGAAAACGGGAATAATCCCGCACTGGCAATGACTAAAATAATCAATGAACTTGATAACCTTTCCAAAAACATTCAAGATTCTGCAATGATTACAATAATTTACGCAAAGCTCGGTGAAATAGCTTTTGGAACTTCTGCCGGAAAAGCCGTAATAATGGCGACTTTCCGTTCTAACACAAAAAATACATTGAAAATTATGCAAAATAAAGCAATATCTCTTGTAAAAGAAAAAGCAGAAAAACAAAATTTGGATTATGAAATAGAATGGGTTGAATATTTCCCTGAGATCGTCAATGATGATGAGTGCGTGGATATTGTCAAAAAGTCTGCCAAGAATATTCGTAACAAGATAAAATTCATTGAACAACCTTTTACCTGGACAGAAGATTTTTCTTATTTTACTCAAAAAATCAAAGGAGCATTTTTCGGTTTGGGATCCGGTAAAAATCACCCTCAGCTTCACAATTCTGATTATGATTTTCCTGATGAAATTATATCAGACGGAATCAATATTTTTGTTGAAATTATTAAAGAAATATGTAGGAGAAAATAGTGGTTCATTCATCATATATAGAATTAGATTTTAAAGCTTTGAAAAAGAACATCCGATATTTAAAGAGAGAAATCGGAAAATCGGTCAAATTCGTTTCTGTGATCAAAGGAAATGCTTATGGACACGGAATAATGGATTTTGTACCTTTGGCAGAAGCTTGTGGAATTGATTATTTTGCTGTTTCAGATGTGTATGAAGCTGAGATTGCTAGCTCTGTTCTATCTCCAAAAAGTGAATTAATGATAATGGGAATGATTGATAATGAAGAATTAAAATGGGTTATTGAAAACGATATTTCCTTTTTTGTTTTTGATTTGGACAGACTTGAAAATAGTATCCGAGTTTCTAAGTTATTGAATAAAAAAGCTAAAATTCATCTTGAATTAGAAACAGGTATGAATAGAACCGGCATTGATAATGACGAACTTGATGAAACTATCGAATTGATTCGAAGAAACAGAGAATTTCTTTTTTTAGAAGGTTTTTGCACACATTATGCCGGAGCAGAAAGTATTGCAAATTATGTGAGAGTTCACGAACAATTCAGTAAATTTAACAAAATTTCTAAATATTTAAATGATAAAAATTTGTACGCAAAATATAATCACACTGCTTCTTCAGCTTCAACACTCATCTATAAGAATACTCAAATGGATTTAGTTCGGATAGGTATAGCACAATATGGATTTTGGCCAAGTAGTGAAACAAAAATGTATAAATTATTCGATGGAGAAACAAAAATATTTCAAGATCCTTTAAAGCAAGTCCTGCAATGGAAGACCAAAATTATGAGCATCAAGACAGTTAAGCCTGCTAAGTTCATTAGCTACGGCAATTCATTTCTAACAACAAAAACTACCCGTATTGCAATTATTCCGGTTGGATATTTTCACGGATATCGCAGAAGTCTAAGTAATATCGGTTTTGTTCTGATAGGCGGCAGAAAAGCTCCGGTTATTGGAATGATAAATATGAATATGTTCATTGTAGATATTTCATCAATACCAGATGTAAAGAAGGGAGATGAAGTTGTTCTGATTGGAAGACAGGGAAAGAATAGAATTTCAGTCGCTTCATTTTCTGAGTTAACAAATTTTATTAATTATGAATTGCTTTCAAGACTTCCTGCTGAAATTCCTCGATTTGTAATTAACAGATAATTTTTATCAATGGTATTTTAAGAATTGAGAATATTTTGAAATAATAAGAGAAAACGACTGCTAACATTGTGCTCCACAAGCAAGAAGAAAGGCAGGAAGAGACGTGGCATCTGCCATACATTAGGCACATTTAGAAAACAAACATTGCATTCTTGACAAAAAAA
Proteins encoded in this region:
- a CDS encoding aminotransferase class III-fold pyridoxal phosphate-dependent enzyme; amino-acid sequence: MFSKNELCKTFINDVNEHPERINVSIERIEEVLKMVIGEEKAENICNNKLFNVKNKRAQIEEEKANSICDLILENINYDQLQRIILMFQDSEISTQEAIELHEKFKIPLSHLEKDIIPVRGEGAWIVSNQGKTYLDVDSNYSATNLGMNNEEIAKGLYNQASQLISMKEDRVHIPRSRFLKSITGMMPEGLTNFYWQNSGGEAVDKSIKIAKAFTNHRGVIALENGFHGRTHGALAVTYNLKYRKPFGLENEDWVHFVKPGEIDEIEDLFKENKARSIILELVQGEEAGIKPLDKRFVSRIRKICDKYNGVMICDEVQSGFGRVAKKEGEWFASHTYNVIPDIMVIGKSFGGGYPVTAVVSNDKISDAMKGGYDGSTFGGNPMAMVAALIATRQMRELNITKNVVERSKQIFDGLDKIDKKFDIFSNPHGMGMMIGFDLPSADDVNKFQDLLVKYRVKSSLSTNNTVRFLPPLILSEIEGKFLLSAIEKALEDM
- the alr gene encoding alanine racemase; the protein is MVHSSYIELDFKALKKNIRYLKREIGKSVKFVSVIKGNAYGHGIMDFVPLAEACGIDYFAVSDVYEAEIASSVLSPKSELMIMGMIDNEELKWVIENDISFFVFDLDRLENSIRVSKLLNKKAKIHLELETGMNRTGIDNDELDETIELIRRNREFLFLEGFCTHYAGAESIANYVRVHEQFSKFNKISKYLNDKNLYAKYNHTASSASTLIYKNTQMDLVRIGIAQYGFWPSSETKMYKLFDGETKIFQDPLKQVLQWKTKIMSIKTVKPAKFISYGNSFLTTKTTRIAIIPVGYFHGYRRSLSNIGFVLIGGRKAPVIGMINMNMFIVDISSIPDVKKGDEVVLIGRQGKNRISVASFSELTNFINYELLSRLPAEIPRFVINR
- a CDS encoding amidohydrolase; translation: MNKGEKIKLIDIRKKLHKNPELSGKEKNTSEYIIEILKKLSPDEIITEIGGFGTAAIFDSGQHGATIMFRAELDALPIIESNNFSYKSGNTGISHKCGHDGHMTILIGLAERIKRENFKGKIILLFQPAEETAKGAKRIVEDTKFKFLKPDYIFALHNLPGFTKGTIILRKGIFTSTSIGMIIKLKGETSHAGHPENGNNPALAMTKIINELDNLSKNIQDSAMITIIYAKLGEIAFGTSAGKAVIMATFRSNTKNTLKIMQNKAISLVKEKAEKQNLDYEIEWVEYFPEIVNDDECVDIVKKSAKNIRNKIKFIEQPFTWTEDFSYFTQKIKGAFFGLGSGKNHPQLHNSDYDFPDEIISDGINIFVEIIKEICRRK